Within Anopheles nili chromosome 3, idAnoNiliSN_F5_01, whole genome shotgun sequence, the genomic segment CGTGCTTGCTTTACCGTGTGCTCATTATTCTCCTTCCTTCATTAATTTGTTATGTAAAGGGGTCGTTGAATTTTGGCTCGCGCTGTTTGCTCAAGGGTTCTGGTTTTAATTCTCCTGCAGCAGACTGTTTTCTTAGTTTTACTGGTGTTCCTGGTGgtgttacatttttgtttcgcaagGCTGACGCGTgtacgatcgcgcgcgcgcgcgcgatcacaCACTAGAAGTGATAaaagagcgaaggaaaaaaaaatatcctgtTTTATGAAATGTCTTCTTCGTGTGGGGCTCCAAAATGATCTCGGGGAGAGGGATATCAAATGAGCtggggaagaagaaaacaagaaatttaTCCGCGTGTGATCGGATTCGCGCCAGAACCGCTCTCGCGGTCTTTGCTTTGCTCTCCGTCTTCCAAATCAATGTACCGCGGGTTCCCGCGTATCGTTGGCCATTATTCGCTATGCTCCACACACGCTAATCGCCTCTCGAAAGATGAATGAACGATGATAACGCAAGGAGTACCATTTGCAAATGAACAggcgaagggaaaactctCCTTCTCGCAACCCGAAAGGAAGTAGGTACGATTATTCCCGATCATCCACTGGGAATGTTTCTATCCATGGCGGATAAACGCGCGCGGGCTTTGATTGAGTTTCTCTTTGCCATCTTCCATCCATCGAGCGATAGGGTAAAGGTGTTAACCCGTGTCGGAATTTTTCTTACGATCACCACCGCTCAGCAACGTATCGCTCTTATGCTGATCTCTTCCTTGGCATCGGGCAGAGCTGCGATCAACGCGTTCGCGCTCAAAGAAAGGCGCCAAAAGTGGGTTGAATGGAACATCGCTGAAAAGCGCAATTTTGCGCCAAAAATGTGGCATCGATTGatgtgaagttttttttttctcactggCATAGCGATCTGGGTGACATTTGGCCCAACGAATTTTATGATCTGCGAGAAGTCTCAGAGAGTGTGATAGTTGCAATTTATTTAACTTTGCCTTTTTGTGGCATTCTTCACAATCCATGGAATGCTATGGTTCACAATCCAGCTTGTTTaatctttatttttatatatataaaatggGTTGTAGAGCTAACGAGCTGTTCTGTGCtgctattttccatttccattgcgGCTGCGAGCagtattgtttattttctgttttatcaCAACTGAAATATGAATTCTCCGGGCAATTTGTGCACAGCAAACATCCTGGCCCTTATGCGCCTTTCGTCAAAGCGACAGGCAACGAGTCCGGTCTGCTTCTCTGTGGGATAAGAAACCCCGCAAGGCCTGCAAGAGGAACTACAGCGGCACCAAGGCATATAAGCCAAAGAATTACTTCGGTCTCAGacgtcccttttttctcgagCATGTTTGGCATTttcgatcccttttttttcctttccctttgcAACTTTATTCAATCCAGTAGGCCTGGGTTGACCGCCACAGCCAAGTTTGGCCCGTGTCATCTCGAATGCATTtggagaaaggacgaaaatgcaCGCATAGTGGCAGAAGACGtcgaaagggagagagaagaaaaaaaaagcaacaaccgAAAGgcacgtgtgtgagtgtttgtgtgcgtgtgtatgtacaAATGCACCACCAACAGTGCGTCCATTTGCTCCACGTCCGAAGGGATGAAACGAAGCGCATCGAATGTGATGGGCAAAGGTCCTGGAGGACAGCAGCGGCGCAAGCTGCGTGCGAAGGGTGCCCACCGGAAACATTAGCTCTCCAAGTAAGCGTAGCGAGGAGGGCAAGAAAAGGAATACGGTTGTGTTATGCAAGGTTTGTAGCAACCCTCGCGATCTAACGAGGAGAACCCGGAGCCTTATTCctgcgtatgtgtgtggcgATCATAGTTCTCTGGTGGTGCGCGCGTGCAGCCGGAAAAAAGCAGTAAGGGAATGCTTGAAGCCGACCTATTCGCGCCAAAAAGGCTCCGCGTGGCATATGTGCGCGCCAACACAGGCCTGGGCATCGATGCGTGTAACGGCCAAATGAgtgagtgcgtgtgcgtgtgtgtgtgtagatgTGTATCGGAATGGGTAAGGGGGCTTGCGAGATGGCGATATGCATTTATGTACGGCAACCCCTTGGAAGCATATTTTAATCGTCCTTGGGAATTGCCCTTATGTACTGTAACAACAACAGCTGATACTTGCTGATGTTGGAGGCATGCGCCTTACTTGCGCTTGTGTATAGTTTATGCTAATCAAATGATGGATAAAAACTCGAAAAGGATAAGCAAACGGAAGTATAAGAAACAGTGGCACGAATTTGTGTATTGTGAACTTGTTTTTTACAACAACTGTCTTTCGATCGATACTACATCTTTACATCTCTCTGAAGGAATCTTCATTatactttttattttgcttgtaCTTGTGTTGCTCACTTTGCCGTAATTTCCCTCGTTCCATTGAATGCTCGTTAAAGGACAACGTCAAAGACGGTTCCCGACTGCGAACATCTGCCACGAAGTTGAATTAGAATCCCTTTAAATTGTAAATGAAGCATTGCCATAAGGCAACGACGGGAGAAGCACATCTTGGCGCCGCGTGTGAAGAATTCGCGTCCCACCTTAACTGCGGCCGGTtaaagaagcagaaaacggTTACAAACGGCCTGAGAATGCCGTTATTAACGATGCATTATTATCCTTTGCGATCGCTTTATCCTTTTGGTCGTCGTCCTTTTTAAGGAGACCGTACCCGATGGAATGGGAATGTTTAAAGAGCATCCTTCCCATTTCTCCTTTACGTTTTGTTCGATTGACGGGAATCAAAAAGATGTGAGCCATCGATTGTTTATTGCTTTCActcggtttggtttttttattggtgTGGTTGAGTGCGTGATGGAGTTTGCACTTCGTTCCAGGAAGGTCTATTTATCATTTCGAAATGAGTGAAACGATCTCACCCAGCCCCAGAgttgtttgcttatttgctctctatttttcttttcccctgTGTAGGAAGTGGAAACTGGCGTTCCAACAGCCAAGCGGCGCGATGTGCGACGGCGACGGAAACCGCCATCGACCGTCGTTCCAACGTCAGCTTCATCTAACCTGCCATCTTCATCCGCTATCCTGGGGACGTCCGTGGAATTGCCGCCGGGAGCCGCACCCGCGCCTGGCCTGTCCATGCCGAGCATTTCGAGCTCGGAAAAAAGCTCCTtgggcagcagcaacagcaaaaccgACGTTTGCGGTTTCACCTCCGACACGCAGGGCTCCTCCGAGTGCTTCACGGAAGTGATCGAGTTCGACTACAACCTCGACAGCCCTGTCATGATCAACTCGAACGTGTTAAGTCCACCCTCGGATGCTACCCTTGGAGATGTCAAAGAAAACCGCGAATTTCTGGGGAAGAGGAATTTGTTGAGGCATCGGGAGGATGGCACCAAAAAAGTAAATTCCTGCTATCTGACCCCTTCGTACAAACAGCAAAATTGCCCGCTTCCAGAGTTTTCGTGGGTCAAGCGTCAGGAGATGTGGAGCATGATGTGCCGAAAGGACGATCTTGCTTGGCTTGACCGGGAACCAAGCATGTTCGACAACCATCCAGGTAGGTAACGCAAGAAGCGAGAGCGGTGTGATCTTCTGGGATTCAGAAAATCTCCGTAGGTTGTGTTAAAgatcccaaacaaaaaaaaaggactcattATATTGCAAGTGTCGGAAACTACCTGTCCTACCTTCCCACGCGATCCTTTAATTCACTAATGCATGGGTAAATACCTGCCTAGAAAAGCATTGACGTGCACTCCTCCTTCGGTCATAAATCATTGacacacactttttttttttgctttctctacGTGGCAGGTCTGCAACCCCGAATGCGCTCGATTCTGCTCGACTGGCTGAACGAGGTGTGCGAAGTGTACAAACTGCACCGAGAGACGTTCTACCTTGCGATGGACTACGTCGATCGGTATCTGAGCCGTAGGAAGGAGATGAAAAAGACGCACCTCCAGCTTCTCGGTATCACTGCGCTGTTCATCGCGGCGAAGGTAAGTTGTTGTGAATGGCATGATATGGAACATGTGACGACACTAGTGTGACTGTTTCCATACTAACTTGCCCACTTGTTCACAGGTGGAAGAGATATATCCTCCCAAAATAGGAGAATTCGCATACGTCACCGACGGTGCATGCACCGCAGAGGATATCTTGCAAGAAGAGCTGCTAGTGCTTTGCGACCTCGATTGGAATGTCAACCCGGTAACGGCTATCGGGTGGCTGGGGTTGTACATGCAGACAAACGTTAGCCACCGAGACATGAACATGAGTCAGGTGCGACACTCACGGACAGAAAGTGTCGGCAACTCACCGTACTCCAATCAGAAAGACAAGCGGTTGAAGGTTAGCGATGAAAATGCGACAAGTCCGCAGCAGGCGTTGGGAAAGAAGCCCGCCGCTTCTAAGATTAATGATGCGTTCATGTATCCGCAATTCTCCGGCATGGAGTACGCACACACGGCCCAGCTGATCGACCTCTGTTCGCTGGACATGGGAATGACGAATTTTAAGTATTCTGTGATTGCGGCTGCCGCCGTCAGCCATACGTTCGATCGGTGAGTGTTgaaagcaatttatttatCGCTTTAGTGATCGATTATTGTATTGTTACCGTTTTCCCCTTATAAATGCTTACCTTTGCTAAGGATTAGGCGTACGTATAATTCCCAAACCATctaaattgattttatttcaatattcaTATGGACACATCTCTCTCATATTTATTAATGGTTTACGTCATTTCGAATTTCACAGAAAAACCGCGACGCGTGTATCGGGGCTGAACTGGGAAGATATTGCGCCCTGCGCCAAGTGGATGGAACCGTTCTTCCAAGTGATCTGCGAAGTGAACGCTACCTACCCGCTAACATTCCTGGAATCGAATGAATCCCTCAAGTTCAGCAACGGATTGAACCACGTCTGTCCTAACCTAGTCGCTGATAACTCCCACATCATCCAGACGCACACCACCTCGCTGGAAATGCTCGTAAGTGAAATTTCATCCGAACTCCGGTTCGCTTTTCTAAATATGATTGTTGCCTATTTTACGTTTGCATTCTCTCCCTTCCCCATATATCTTAATCTGTTGCTTTGTGGCGACAACAGGATTTGGTAAGCATAAAAATAGAAGAGATGGAATCGTCGATGCGTATGGGGCTACTGGAAGCTTCGCCAGCACCAGGCGGCATCGAGCCAGAGGGTGGCATGTTAACGCCACCAGCATCAAACCGAAAATCGTTGGAAGCAGTAGGAGGTGTTATCACTACCGTTTCATCATTAGCCTCAGAATCAATCACTGCAGAGCTTTCCTAGATGTCAATAATGAACACCCTACCGTAGTATGGGGTAGTAGTTAAGATTGCATTGCTAAAGCTACTAGGGTTTTCTTTCACGTTTCACTCATGTAATGCACTGAACACACtcataatataaaataattaacaatTATAGGCTTGTtaggagtttttttgtttgttatcgAGACAATGAGCGCGATATATTTTTCCATGTTTCAAGAATTGTAGTTTGAGTTATTGACAATGATAGTTACAGCATCGACCCTCAACACGAGCAGTGCTTGCGTTACAAACAAGGCAACAATTTCAAATGTACATGCTAAAACACGATAAATATTCGCCATCTTCATGGCATTGCTAATTACTAATATTATCCTTGCAGGAACAGTATCCTTTCCAATTTTTAACATACCAATTCTGTCCCAATAAAACTCTAATATTCTCAAAGGCAATTCATAGCATGTCATTCTTAAACAATCGAGTTGCACTCACTGCTGGATTGAaacagaaacacaaacacaataCATATTCCACAATGCAATGTATTCCTTTCGAGTGTTGGACATCCTGGACAACCAAACCCGTACATGATATAAAACATTTACTTCAACAGGAGCTGCTGAAAGGTTAGATATAGTTTTACCTTCTGCAAATGTAGAACGCGTATCAATTTGTCTCGAAAACGTAAATGAATGAACATTATCTGCTCTAAGTAAACATAGGTTCAATATATAACAAAAATGTGATAATTAGCTGTACCTTCTTCATCACTATCATCCAATATCAACGCATTACCATGTTTGGAATTTTCCGCCGTGAAATAATGCATGCATCGCTCAATGCAAACTGGCTACCACAAGTTTACTGTCAATCATATAGAATGTAACATTTGTTGTTTCGAAAATTAATCACACACAGATGCTAGCAATGCATACCTGTAGCAAATGCTCCAGCAATAGAGATAAATGATAAATCACTAATTTTAAGGAGCGTTGCCTTgctcgatttcaaaaaatgaCTGAGAAATCATTTCGCAGTTTTAgaagttaaaaaaattgaaaacgttcaagtaattcttttttttaacgataaTCTATAAATCCCCTCTTTTTAAATTTAGCCTTCCTTTACATCATATTACATGCAACTTTACATTATGATTTTTCTATTGTTTTACTACCACTGATTTCTAAGTGTATTGATGGGATTAAATGTCCATGAATAAGCGCTTGTAGAAATCAAGGACGAAAGTAGCATTTGTATAGTACGTTTATGCaatattgaataatttaaatgtatttaaCAACAGATCACATAGAATACCGGGGATAACAGAAGCTGTGGGAATCATAGCTGGGGTTTCGTTCGAGCGAGACCGATCTGTTTTCTACGTTGTTAGATGTGACTTATAAATCCTAATGAGCATTTAtagaaaattaagaaaaactGACTTTCAATATTAGCATAATTTAGTATCATTGTGATATATACGTAGCCAGAATTTGTTTGCTGAAAATGTTAATACCCTTATACTGAACGTAAATGCTATTTATCGTTTTTTGATCCAATTTGAATAGTATTTAACGTACTTCCTGTTTTATCGGATGCGACCGGGGATGAAGAACTGCAGCCATGGGCCGAGCTACCTGGAAAACTATTGGTGACCAGGCCATGTCATTACGACTtgctcaattgtgagcgggccagtaaagaagaagaagtactTCCTGTTTTCGGCATTTCGATATTATTTGACCGCAAACAACATTGTCGAATGAGTTATTTCGTGGATCGTGGCAACAATACGCTTAATAGTAAATCCGAACATGAAAATATGCCACTTTCTACGTCTTGATTTCAGGAAATGTTCGGCAATGTATGGTGTATAAATATAATGTGGTGTGGTATGCGCTTTATGGTATCTTTAAATTGTGCGTGTGCAAATGTGGGCAGTAGTGCATATTCAATCTCTTAGGACGAATTAAGCACAAGCATCGATTCTATATATTGATCGTTTTTCGATAATCGAAAGATATACAACATAATATAGTATATGTTATGAACTGATGTAGTAATCGTTATGTGAAAGTTAAATAAAGATGAAAAATTTAAGCCGAACGTACGTAGTTAAAGTTTGGAATTACCTTTCCTTAACTTATTGCTATTGTAGGGTTGAGAACCAATCAGTTCTATGGAGAAAAATGCTATAAAGATTTCATAAGATGCTAGAATTCTTTCACTACAGAACGGGAGAAACGTTGGCAGCATTAAATTGTTCggggaaaaccaaaccatgTATCAGTTGTAAGCAACTTTGAATGCAAGTAGTGAAAGTAGTCAAGCTTTAGAAGCTTTGAAACAGCTGCTTTTGTGTGCCGTTCCTGCAAATCtaagaattttaaatttgttaCTTTCAAATTTTTGAAACTAGGCGTTTTCAAAttatagaaaaaagaaaatataaataagtTAAATTACTTATCTGACGCGACTATCTATGGCTAGACTATCGTCTAGCGGTTATGGTCTGTTGCAGGAAGAACCTCAAACGCCCGCGGGCTTTTAGGCGAGGACTACAAATGGCCGAAGTTTGACCGAGTCGTCCTGCATGATTCGAATCACATTTAGAAACATtatatttcaaaaatcaattgcaTTTGGGTACATGTATGTTCATGGGCCGCAGTTTGAGAGCTCCTGATTGTCAAATGATTTTGGATGTGTTTCAATACATCATGGTACAATAAAACAAGTCCTGTTTTCTCATTAtgagttaaaaataaaatttattttgtgtctttttttctttccatcctAACCCTACCTACAAAACCTACACAAGATgctaaaaaaaggatttctCACGTGTAAGAAAACTACACGAAGCTCGCGCTCTCGATGCTATCTACTTTGTGTCAATCACGTAATACTTAAATGGTAAGCTTGAAGCGAAATGAGGctatatatacacatacatCCGCAATGATACGAGTAACCACATTTTAAACTTATCTTCCTGTTTCATATATAAGAAAGCGACATAGACAAAGCCACAAACGAAACGGTTGTGGtattcattaaaaataataaacaggaaatcataaaacaaaacagtgtAGAATGTTAAGTAAAGCACATTACAGACAAATAGAACTAATCTTAATAAGGTTGTAAATAGAGGGAAATTAAACGGATGCGAACACGCAGGGTTGACACTGCGCGGCAAGCACACGTGCGCATCCCAATGCTGTTCGCAAACCGGCTTCCCGAAATACGGTAATATTTGCACAGTTTGGCCCAAATTCAAGTACTGATAAATGCTACTACAACAATCTGCCAGGGATCAGGGTCGATCAGGGAGATGGAAAAAACGAGCATAAGAAAGCAGCGATAACGTTGTCACGTAATGCAACGCTTGCACAAGAAACTAACCTAAACGACACTAAATACGTACAGCTAACACTTAGCATTAACACGCACAGGACAGGCACTACACATAAACGATGAATGCAAGGACACTTGTCACGGTGGTGAAACTAACACACAAATTGGACGGATACACTGACACGATAACACGATGCATCACTATTTACAGATGAAAACACGCAGAACGGTAAAACTTAGAACATACTCCGTAAAGTAAGCTTAAATTATTCTAACCACTGATCTACGGATTCACTCCGGGCATGAACAACTAGTTTTTTGTACGTCCTTGACCAATGGTTTAgatgctaaaaaaaacacgttattACTGCTTCTGCAGGGTACTACTACCTGCCCGTACCGAAGTAGGCTGGGTAGACCCATTGCAGTGGCGAACACAAGCTAAGGCTACTAAAAAGGACTACACactatttttgtttctaaGGCACTTTGTGCCGGTCGGTTCGTTTGACGCTGGGAGGATGGGACAATCTATTGTAGATTTAATGTTCCCTGCCATGCTCGAAACTTAACGCCTAGTTGATTCTCGCTAGCTTACGGCTACTAGTACGATTGCCGAACGTTGTTTATATGGGCTCGTTGCCTATTCGTTGCCAACATAGGTAGCCGCCaatggtacatttttttttgttcaataaaAGCTCACCAACGTTGGCCGGCTTTGCTTTGCTACTTGCTATCATGTGATGGACTTTGTGGTACGATATTAACTTCCTTTGCAATgcacacgtgcgtgtgttgctTCGGGACGTATTGTTAAAACGGAAACTAAAgaagtaaaattaaacaaacaaaaaaattactaaaccTAAAGCGCTTACTACACCGCCGTTTGAGGGATGCCCTCGATGAGGTTCGTCCGGCTAGCGTTGTTGCTTTTCGTTCCGCCACGACTCGACGGAACCGGTGTAGGTTGCTGAGACCGACCCAGCACACTACCGGCCGTGATGGACGTTTCGCTCATCGGTGAAGTAGCACCACCAAGATCACGTTGCGATCGTGCCAGCTCTGACCCGTTCGTTGCCAGCAAGTTCTTCGAATCCGATCGAGGAAACTTTCCGTTACGCTCTTGCACTTCTTGACCCGCGTACTTGATGTTACGATCGAAGTTAGATTCCTTCGAGGGTGGCGGTGAAATCGAAGTCGCTTCCTTCATCGAGATGGCACTGCGTAATGAGCTCTGGCTTCCGGTAAGCCCACTCTTGCCCGTCACCTGCGTCATACCGAGACTGCTAGGAGACCGGACCGAGCTCGCATCAGGTGGCATCTTGCTGTACTTGGATGGTGAATCGCGATACTCGTAGATGTTGCCCGGTTGGCCACGCAGTGGTTGCGCCTGCAGGAtgttgttttccatcaccgtGTCACGTTCGGATTCGGGATTGTCCATGCCAAAGACGGCTTCGTCGTACAACCGATCGGACTCTCTGGAAAAGGTGCGAAAAGAGCAACGGTTAATTTTCAAGCGGGTAGTTGCGCCCTTAtggcattcaaaaaaaaaacacgtaccTTTTCGCGTTTCGCCACATAATGCAGCACACGACTACGAGCACCATTAGGATGAGACAAGCGGCCGCTAAACTCCAGAACGCTATCTGCAGTGGTTCCTTCGGTTCCCACCAGAACTCCGTCGTTGGTGGGTAGGTCGGAATTAGCACTCCGACAACCGTTGGTAGATACTGCAAGAACACAGAAATGATCATCAAACATCGTTCCAATTAAATGTCAAACGTCCATGGAGCAATGCTCAATCATACCTCCATCCAGAATGCGCTCTCCGTCTGGCGGTAGTTCATCCGGATCGTAGAATTGTACGTCGTGTTCAAATTCAGGTACTTTAGCTCACCGTTGCGCGCTTTCTCAAAGTACAGGCCAAGAACCTGCGTCGGTGTTGGGTTGCCGTAGCGCGCGAAATCCGAGTACGTCTTCATGAAGAAGTGACTCATATTGCGATCATTGTCCGTCCACATGAGTCGATCGAAGCGTTCACGTCGCGGGAAAAACTCCACGTCCATAAATGGCGCACCTGCGAGCAGATAGTGCTCGATGTCGTGAGGAACCTTGTTCCATTCAG encodes:
- the LOC128724004 gene encoding G1/S-specific cyclin-E produces the protein MDNSNGSANTGTGKASASQVEPNPDPERQNRKRKNVSAECSGEVETGVPTAKRRDVRRRRKPPSTVVPTSASSNLPSSSAILGTSVELPPGAAPAPGLSMPSISSSEKSSLGSSNSKTDVCGFTSDTQGSSECFTEVIEFDYNLDSPVMINSNVLSPPSDATLGDVKENREFLGKRNLLRHREDGTKKVNSCYLTPSYKQQNCPLPEFSWVKRQEMWSMMCRKDDLAWLDREPSMFDNHPGLQPRMRSILLDWLNEVCEVYKLHRETFYLAMDYVDRYLSRRKEMKKTHLQLLGITALFIAAKVEEIYPPKIGEFAYVTDGACTAEDILQEELLVLCDLDWNVNPVTAIGWLGLYMQTNVSHRDMNMSQVRHSRTESVGNSPYSNQKDKRLKVSDENATSPQQALGKKPAASKINDAFMYPQFSGMEYAHTAQLIDLCSLDMGMTNFKYSVIAAAAVSHTFDRKTATRVSGLNWEDIAPCAKWMEPFFQVICEVNATYPLTFLESNESLKFSNGLNHVCPNLVADNSHIIQTHTTSLEMLDLVSIKIEEMESSMRMGLLEASPAPGGIEPEGGMLTPPASNRKSLEAVGGVITTVSSLASESITAELS